From Thalassotalea euphylliae, the proteins below share one genomic window:
- the bamB gene encoding outer membrane protein assembly factor BamB: protein MITKIVNIRLLSALALATTLAACSSTDDEDEAIKIAELTDINEQFEVDVAWEKGIGDGVDDYFSRIKPAYGYNKVFSISREGDAYAINAQNGDQVWHVDLSDVDKERGFFDSREPALLAGGPITGVNKVFIGSENGEVFALDAETGELAWQGKVKGEVIARPALDSGILVVNTASGVLKAFNASTGEELWQVDLDVPPLTLRGISAPTAAAGGVLVGTSAGELSVFMLEKGQQGWTVPVGEATGSTELERVIDVDSQPLVFGDKVYAISSRGNLVAIDLRNGRILWKRQYSSYRQLAISGNTLFLTDLKGHVYAVDRVNGLERWSNLALTNRNVTGPVVVGNYLAVGDFEGYLHFLSQETGEFVARHKVDGSGIYATPTVAEGTIYVQARDGSLQAVKLP, encoded by the coding sequence ATGATAACAAAAATAGTGAATATTCGATTGTTGTCAGCGCTCGCGCTGGCAACGACACTTGCCGCTTGTTCATCAACAGATGACGAAGATGAAGCGATTAAAATTGCTGAGTTAACAGATATTAACGAGCAATTTGAAGTTGATGTAGCTTGGGAAAAAGGCATTGGTGATGGCGTTGATGACTACTTCTCACGCATTAAACCTGCCTATGGTTACAACAAAGTGTTCAGTATTAGCCGCGAAGGCGATGCCTATGCCATTAATGCGCAAAACGGTGACCAAGTTTGGCATGTTGATTTAAGCGATGTAGACAAAGAGCGCGGTTTCTTTGATAGCCGTGAGCCAGCATTACTTGCTGGTGGCCCAATTACTGGTGTTAACAAGGTTTTTATCGGTAGCGAAAACGGCGAAGTATTCGCGCTTGATGCTGAAACAGGCGAATTAGCTTGGCAAGGTAAAGTCAAAGGTGAGGTTATCGCTCGCCCAGCACTTGATTCGGGTATTTTAGTGGTGAATACCGCATCTGGTGTTCTTAAAGCGTTTAATGCGTCAACCGGTGAAGAGCTGTGGCAAGTGGATTTAGACGTACCACCGTTAACATTGCGTGGTATCAGTGCGCCGACAGCTGCGGCTGGCGGTGTACTAGTTGGTACTTCAGCAGGTGAGCTTTCAGTATTTATGCTCGAAAAAGGGCAGCAAGGCTGGACAGTACCTGTTGGTGAAGCGACAGGTTCAACTGAATTAGAGCGCGTTATTGACGTCGACAGCCAACCGCTGGTGTTTGGTGATAAAGTTTACGCTATTTCGTCACGCGGTAATTTAGTTGCGATTGACCTTCGCAATGGCCGCATTTTGTGGAAACGCCAATACTCGTCTTACCGCCAGTTAGCCATTAGTGGTAATACCTTGTTTTTAACTGACTTGAAAGGCCACGTTTATGCGGTTGACCGCGTCAATGGTTTAGAGCGCTGGAGTAACCTTGCTCTTACCAATCGCAATGTGACTGGCCCTGTCGTGGTTGGCAATTACCTAGCGGTAGGGGATTTTGAAGGCTACCTACACTTCTTGAGCCAAGAAACAGGTGAGTTTGTCGCACGCCATAAAGTTGATGGTAGTGGCATTTATGCAACGCCAACAGTTGCTGAAGGTACTATTTATGTACAAGCACGTGACGGTTCGTTACAAGCAGTTAAGCTTCCATAA
- the hisS gene encoding histidine--tRNA ligase yields the protein MSKAIQAIRGMNDCLPSETKVWQMVEDTLRRVAGNYGFAEIRMPIVESTALFKRSVGEVTDIVEKEMYTFDDRNGDSLTLRPEGTASCVRAGNQHGLLYNQEQRLWYMGPMFRHERPQKGRYRQFHQFGIEAFGIATPDIDAEIIMLSARLWKELGIAEHVTLELNSLGSNEERAAYCDALVEYLTKHEDKLDEDSKRRLHSNPLRVLDSKNPEVQAALADAPKISDYFGEETQTHFAQLTTYLDNAGIKYELNERLVRGLDYYNRTVFEWVTSSLGAQGTVCAGGRYDGLVEQLGGKGTPGVGFALGIERLVLMLTSLEKLNNIRPQVEAYVIALGDGADLKAMQLAEQWRDEVPNIRIQNHCGGGNMKKQMKRADKSGAHIALILGEDEIANGQVTVKYLRGQHEQQQIDLAQVAGLLASIM from the coding sequence GTGAGTAAAGCGATTCAAGCAATTCGTGGTATGAATGACTGTTTGCCGTCAGAAACTAAAGTGTGGCAAATGGTGGAAGACACCCTACGTAGGGTAGCAGGCAATTATGGTTTTGCCGAAATTCGTATGCCGATCGTTGAGTCTACCGCTTTGTTCAAGCGCTCTGTCGGTGAAGTGACCGATATTGTCGAAAAAGAAATGTACACGTTCGACGATCGCAATGGTGACAGCTTAACACTTCGTCCAGAAGGCACGGCAAGCTGTGTACGCGCCGGTAACCAACACGGTTTATTGTACAACCAAGAACAGCGCCTGTGGTACATGGGACCAATGTTTCGTCATGAACGTCCGCAAAAAGGGCGTTATCGTCAATTCCATCAATTTGGTATCGAAGCCTTTGGTATCGCAACGCCGGATATTGACGCTGAAATTATTATGCTGTCTGCGCGCCTTTGGAAAGAGCTAGGCATTGCTGAACACGTAACATTAGAGCTTAATTCGTTAGGTTCAAACGAAGAACGCGCAGCTTACTGTGATGCGCTGGTTGAGTACTTAACTAAGCACGAAGATAAGCTAGATGAAGACAGCAAGCGCCGTTTGCACTCTAATCCGCTACGTGTGTTGGACAGTAAAAATCCAGAGGTACAAGCGGCTTTAGCTGACGCGCCGAAAATAAGTGATTACTTCGGTGAAGAAACTCAAACACACTTTGCTCAGCTAACTACTTATTTAGATAACGCTGGCATTAAATATGAATTGAATGAACGTTTGGTTCGCGGCTTAGACTATTACAATCGCACGGTCTTTGAGTGGGTTACGTCTAGCCTTGGCGCGCAAGGTACTGTCTGTGCTGGTGGTCGATATGATGGCTTAGTCGAGCAACTTGGTGGTAAAGGTACACCGGGCGTTGGTTTTGCCCTTGGTATCGAACGCTTAGTACTGATGCTAACCAGCCTTGAAAAGTTAAATAATATTCGCCCACAAGTGGAAGCTTATGTCATTGCGTTAGGCGACGGCGCTGATTTAAAGGCAATGCAACTTGCTGAACAATGGCGTGATGAAGTGCCAAACATTCGCATCCAAAACCACTGTGGTGGCGGTAACATGAAAAAACAAATGAAGCGCGCTGACAAATCAGGTGCACATATCGCGCTGATTTTAGGTGAAGATGAAATTGCCAACGGGCAGGTAACGGTCAAATACCTGCGCGGTCAACACGAACAACAACAAATTGACTTAGCGCAAGTCGCAGGTCTGTTAGCAAGTATTATGTAA
- a CDS encoding YfgM family protein — translation MESFETEEQQVEAIKKFWQEYGNYIIGGLVVGLSGFVGFNFYKDGKLESEMAVASQYQAVIESQTADHEAFKTNAEQFIQNNGESSYASLTALSLAKDAAEHQDWEKAATHLQQAVEKANNAGIKAIANVRLARVQIQLGQFDQALATVGGEQPQAFKAAVEEIKGDAYLKQGKVELARNAYQAAIDADGLATNPSLQLKIDDLAQATNLTQLPN, via the coding sequence GTGGAATCATTTGAAACAGAAGAACAACAAGTCGAAGCGATTAAAAAGTTTTGGCAAGAATATGGTAACTACATTATTGGTGGTTTAGTTGTTGGTTTGTCGGGTTTTGTTGGTTTTAACTTCTACAAAGACGGCAAGTTAGAAAGTGAAATGGCAGTGGCATCGCAGTACCAAGCGGTTATTGAAAGCCAAACCGCTGATCACGAAGCGTTTAAAACCAATGCCGAGCAGTTTATTCAAAACAATGGTGAATCTAGCTATGCGTCGTTAACTGCGCTTAGCCTAGCCAAAGATGCTGCTGAACACCAAGATTGGGAAAAAGCCGCAACACATTTACAGCAAGCGGTTGAAAAGGCGAATAACGCAGGTATCAAAGCGATTGCGAATGTGCGTCTGGCGCGTGTGCAGATCCAACTGGGTCAGTTTGATCAAGCGTTAGCGACTGTCGGCGGTGAGCAACCTCAAGCATTTAAAGCGGCGGTGGAAGAAATTAAAGGTGATGCCTACCTCAAGCAAGGTAAAGTGGAGTTAGCGCGCAATGCTTATCAAGCGGCTATTGACGCTGATGGTTTGGCGACCAACCCGAGCTTGCAGTTAAAAATTGACGACTTAGCACAGGCAACTAACCTAACTCAATTGCCTAACTAA